tcatgtgcaataacaggcacacactacagactcttcatgtgcaataacagccaCACATTACacactcttcatgtgcaataacagtcaCACACTAGAGACTcgtcatgtgcaataacagccacacactacagactcttcatgtgcaataacaggcacacactacagactcttcatgtgcaataacagtcacacactacagactcttcatgtgcaataacaggcacacactacagactcttcatgtgcaataacagccaCACATTACacactcttcatgtgcaataacagtcacacactacagactcttcatgtgcaataacagccacacactacacactcttcatgtgcaataacagtcaCACACTAGAGACTcgtcatgtgcaataacaggcacacactacAGATTcgtcatgtgcaataacagccacacactacagactcttcatgtgcaataacaggcacacactacAGACTCGTCATGTGCATTAACAGCcacacactacagactcttcatgtgcaataacaggcacacactacagactcttcatgtgcaataacaggcacacactacagactcgtcatgtgcaataacaggcacacactacagactcttcatgtgcaataacaggcacacactacagactcttcatgtgcaataacagtcacacactacagactcttcatgtgcaataacaggcacacactacagactcctcatgtgcaataacagtcacacactacagactcttcatgtgcaataacaggcacacactacagactcttcatgtgcaataacagccaCACATTACAGACTcgtcatgtgcaataacaggcacacactaGACTCTTGTGCAATAATACTTTAATATGTATGTGCAATTATCAATTCCCATGTgcacttttttttatattgcagtattttttgtttgctcagtTCTGTGGATtctataaatattattttatttttgctgttttatagaTTCTAGTGTTCATTTTACAACTTCTGTCACTGAGTGGTTACTCTTAACCTAATTATAGACCGAACAGACCAACTAAACTAACCTCTCCATGTAATCACAATGCTGTGTGAATCTGTTAGCAGTAGCATTAGCTCTTTCAGTAGCATTTTAGCATTCACCTCGGGATTAAAGACAGCTGCTACTTACGTTCCCCAACAAGCAAGATCCTCACGTCCTTTCTCATGTTTGAGCTTCTCTCCCTGTTCAGAAAGGACAGTCTTTACTGTTGCATGTAGTCCTCTGGATGTCGTCCTCCTCCAGCAGTTTACCTAACCTCAGGCCTGCGCACTCGGTTCCTGTCGCTGTCAAACTCCCGGCGCCTTTGTAGGACAAAACGGACGGAGCGTTTTCCGCTCACCTTCGTGTTTTCCACGCGGTTCCTCCCAATTTGCGACTTATCGGCTCAGCccaaatgtcatttaaaaagtcGTCTGTGGCACATACCTCTGTAATTTCATGTTAGTCACATTCTTTTTGGCGCTTGCATAGCATTTCGCAGTGGATGTTTCACGAGCATGCCCAACCTCCAGTACCCGGCAACTACAGAAAGCCGCACAGGACAAGCGACAGATACATTTCCAAACACGTTATGCTGCCCTCTGGCGTCACGAAAAGGAACTGCACCTGCTTTCATGATTCCTGTTTGTGAATGCCATCCACTGTGAAATATTGTATAGTATATAACTTCtgagaacatttaaaaatacaattattcaCATGCGTGACATTAGtgaaaaataatagaaaaaatgtAGAATAATTAAGTTTTCAAATCTCTGTTTTTACTTAAACATGTACACATttatcacagggccacacagagacaaacaacctcacacactcacactcactcctatgggaaatttagagtcaccaatcaacctgacatacatgtttttggactgtgggagtaaactagagtacctggagaaaacccatacatgcacagggagaacatgcaaactccacacagaaaggcccctgatgggtttcgaccaataaccttcttgctgtgaggcaacagtgctaccACCAAGCCatcataagataagataagataagaaacctGTATTTGCCCCACAATGGGGAAAAggcattgttgcaacagcaaagtacacagcagagtgccagaagtagcaaagatgtaagataaataagaaacaaatatattaaaatatattaaaatatatgccTTATGTGTAGTTTGGTTGATCTTACTTCAgtgtatatttgcatttatttatttaaactactCATTGTTTAAAAAcgtaggtttttttttttttttggcatagTGTCATGAAACATGTTCACTTCCAGTGTAAAATGACAGGAAAtttgaaacataaaaattatgaaacataaaaatagcATGTTACAGGAGTACACCACAGGAGTGtatttttggtcaaaaaagGTGGATTTTAAAATTGATACAGTATTTGCTGAAGCTGGACATACATGTCAGTCGAAATAATTATATGGAAATCTTTAATGCACACTATGGTACAGTCAGAATTATGAGACTCGGGAACAACTGTGCAAAAAAGCAGGTGGTTGTTCATCCAGTGTGCTGCTGTAGTTCGATACCTTTGCTTTCAAACAGAGCTGCCTTCTCTCCATCTTGTCCTCACACTTCTCTGTAGTTCATCGTTTATACTTGAAATTGGCTTCAGCTGAAATAAGAAATGAATATTAGTGTCAGGTCATACAGATACAAAACACAGTGGTGGAACCTGATGAGTTTTTGTTGTGTGGTGTACAGGTTTATGCAAGCATGAAGATGTGTTTGAGTGCAGGTGGATATTTCCCCTGTAGCAGGTTAACGGTATTATCCGCAGCATCCCAGATAACTCAATAAACCTTATTAGACTGCAGCATGAATTGCAATGTTAGTGTGTCCATTGCTTTAGTccacactgaaatatctcaacgGTTATTGGTTAGATTAAATTTTAAGGTTAAATTTGCAGTGGCAATCATTCTCGCTGATGTTACTGTTACACTGACTTTTCCATAAGCACAGGGAGCAGACAGGAATTgctaatatgtgtgtgtgttgtactttCTGGCCTTGCTTACTGGTATAATCCTGCGGGGCCATGGGCCTGGACATGACTTGTCTGAGGACATCCAACCActctctctgctccctctcCTGCTCGCACATGAAGACAAACTGTCGCTCGGGCGTCTCCACCATAACACCAAACTTCCACTTATTCCCCCGAGCCTGCTTTGGGATGCACTCCTTCACGCAATAACCTTTGCTCTCTGTGCCAATGAAAATGACTCCTAACTCCTCCGCATCCTACATTCCcaataacaaaaaacattcaatgGTGGTGGTTAAAGTGTGTGGCATGCATTATAAGCAAACAGCACTAAGTTagaaaaagatgttttgttCTTACCAACTTGCCTTTGAAGTAAAGCAACTTCCTGCTTTGAGAGTCCAAACTAAACCACCTCTTTTTGAATGGCTCTGTTAGctgtaaaaaacacatttaatgcatataatgtatttaatttataaaacagaACAGGTTTGTCCAAGTACCATTTCCTCAACTCAGTGTACCATACATTATATTACTATACAGTATACATCAGTCTTGCAAAATATGCAGTACAAGTGTATGTAGAAGGAACAGAAACTCAcattaataaacaacaaaacatattactgtcaagacaaaacaagacaaagtaCTGAAAGATTaatgaaatgaacaaatgtagaaataagtttcttgtttttgtttctttaataacTTACTGATGGGCCTGTCTTCTCCATGAACCCCTCTTTGAGGTAGTTTCTTGTTATCTTTGGTATCAGCTGACAAAGAACAGTTAAAGTTGACACATGTtaagttttaaaacataaaaacaaagagacaagTTTCTTTTTAATTGCTGTGGGCTTTGCTGAAATAAGAAAGCAATGCATTTATGTACCTATTTATTTCTTTCGTGTGgttatttcatttaatgttCTGTTCAGTTTCTTTAAGATACAACTACTAGGTGTTTTAAAAAACTCTGCATTGGATAAATTGACATTTTTTCAAGTACTGAGTGTCTCTAATGTGAAAGGTGACTATGACAAAACTATgtgagatttatttatttaggttttgAAAAGGTCTGAGACTTACTTCTTCATCACTTCCAGTCGGGTATGCTGTCTTCAGGTAGGCATAGCGAGCAGCACGAATGGCGTTGTACCATGTGACTATTTCCtagagcagaaaaagaaacactgagctTCCACACAGCCCAAAAAGTTACTGTATTACAATCAGAATCAAACCTCATGGTTAATTTCATTTAAACGTTGGATTATCATGCAGGCCCACCTCAGGGCACTCATGATAAACATAGAGGTTCCTGGTGTGAGTGTCCTCTTGGTAGGTGAGCTGCAGCCCATGAGGATGACTAATCTTCTCTGGCTGAAAGGTGGCGTTTAGGTCCTTGATGGAGATCACTGCCTTGGGGCCTTTGGACTCCTAgatcacatatatatatataggtgtGCACTTCAGATTTGTTAGAAAGGCCACACCAACTGGCTCGAattagtgtttgtgtgcttaTTTTTGACCATGTTGGTCTGTTTttggttcagactgaaatatctccacAATTATTAGATGGGCTTCCATTGAAATTTGGTGCAGACATTCACAGATCCCAGATCCCAATTTCAATTGTTTAAAAATTAAGTTAATTTATGTCATACAATGTAGGGAGGGAACTCACATCTTCCTTGTTGTAGTAAGTCAGGGTAAATTCCCTATCTGACAGCACAAACTTCCTCTTTAGAAACTGCATgttgtcttttcctttcttccacAGGATCCCTTCATAGAAACCTGGTAACAATCCAAAGAATCTCACTCAAAGTGAAAATGGTTTGGAGAGAAAATGGTGGACAAACATTTTGCAAACCATGACAGTCTGGCCAGGTTTCACTTCCTGGATCTCTCACTGTGCAAAGAACAGGTTTTTCTGCAAGTTTATGAGGAAACACGGTATTTATGCTGTTTATTAACACACTGATAGAGACGTGAGTTCTACAATAGATAGTGAAAACACTACCTGTGGTATAGGAAATTGGGGGATACTTGGTTTCTCCTGTGAATTCCATCCTTTCATATTTAGCCCGAATCCACTGCTCTCTCAGGACCCTGCAGTTCAAGGGCAAACATAAAGCATGAGAGATCACTATATGATTCATCAGGCTTTGATCTAACAGCAGAAATCCCTCCATATTTCACTTCTACTGTCAATGGTTACACTTCTCTATTTATTGCGGCTAAGCCCTGTCAGCAGTATGTGACTGGTTAGGAACAGTGGCAAATATAACCAAAAATTTCATAATTTAATTTCCATTAGATCATTAAATCTGTTTTGTAAAGAATAAATTCTTACTCATAGTCCTTTTGCTGGGGCTGATAGTAATACACTGGAACAGCTTTCTCATACAGAGCTCTGGCACTGGCGTTGCCATTGGATTTCATGAACTTTCCAGGTCCCAAAAAGACACATAAAAAGATTACACATGGCCACACTGTCACATTAGGAACTACTACGTTATCAAAACAATAACAGTTTATCTGAGATGTGGACTTGATAAATCTGGTCATACTGCCACCAGTTGATCCTCCCAGTAGTCCAGCTGTATGGATTTGACCCTGTTGGACATGCTGCGATGGACGCCGGAGCagttcagacacacaaacacacccagctTGTAGGATGCCCAGTCTGGATCTGAGGAGAGGTTCAGATGCAACACTTTGTACTGACATTAGGGTTAGGGTCCTAATTATGTACACTTACTTATGTATTGTAGACTTTTTCATGCACCACTTTCAGGAATGTGTACATTATTTCTTCTCATTTCATGTAGgtgtatttacttttttatttagaaaagtCAGTCTGTTTGGTTTGTGGCCCCTGTTAAAAAGCAGTgtctggttgttgttgttgtcatgtgtttgaTAACTGAGTCTGAATTTTCCCTCTAAACGTCTGAGACAGTTTCatctaaatatctaaaaaaaaaaaaaaaaaaaaaaaaaaactgtccaaaACAGGAATTCTGATAGTGCAGAataactttttctttctccacaaccagctgcagtaaaacagcaaAGGACAATTCTATACAGAAGCagtattttcaacattttaacgcgtacatttagattttaatatgtttgttttctacaaaCAGTCTGCTCAGGGTAATCTAACTGATGATTTGTGGTTTTGTCTCAAAAGACAATCACATGAAACGCTGGAAGCTGAGATAAAATGTGAGTACAGTAGCTGAGCTTAAAACAGAAAGCAGGGCTATGAATGTCTGTTTAGCACACAAACCTATCACTGATAATCGGTGGATGGATTTGGCACGGGTCTATTTCTTACCTGGCGCACCGCAGTCTGCGCACCGACTGTTGTCTGGCCGCTTCAGCAGTTCCAGTAggatctttttgtttttctcacgGTTTGCCATTTGGAATCAATCAGTATTCCTTCCAACACAACTACAAATCCCGCCGTCGAAACAAAGCATGGTGGTCACATACTTTCACTTGTGGTGTAACGCCACACACAAATGATCGTATGAAAGCTGGAACTTGCGACAGAAACCTACGTTTTGAATGTCACAATACAAAACTGACACGGACCTCCCTTCTCCGGAGCGCGGCCGGAGGGACTGTCACTAAAAAGTACTTTTGTCACAGGGAGTTGTAGTTTTATTAACAGCTACCTTTCCACGGTGCTTTACTCCGAGTTTCTTTCAATCGGCTGAACTCACCAGCTGCCAGATGTTTGTACAGTCGTAATACAGTGAGAGCAACATGCAAATTCCGCCCACACATCATTTATCTGTCAATCACACTCAGGCCAGGATATTTAGCGCGAGACAATCATTTTGGTTGTAATAAACCTTTATTTGGTCACAACAAAAACCCACTGTTGATAATGTGCACATACTTaaggctgaaaaaacaaaatacccCAATTTAAAAAACTATTGGTGTGGTTTGTGAAAGTgagaattttcttttaaaagttcATCTGCTTTTGATGATCCTGAACACAACCAGAACCCTGAGTGCATCAACAGTACTTTGTGTGGAGAAAATGTACACACAGcctttacaaatacaaaaacaatttctATTTTACAAGTTAATCTCTTACAAATGATTACTTTGCTCCTCAAAAGCAACTCCTACTGGATTAAAATACTTTGCTAAATGCAAAGCATATTAATAAGAGGCTAGCAAACACTACTGTACAAAAAAATACACTCAAGCACTGTTTAATATTACAAAAATCATATAAAGTAGTAATATTTAGTGCATTGTTTAAAAGCACCAAAAGAAGTGCTGAATCAGGCATGAGGTTATTCAGCTGTGAGATCGGAATATCTTTTATATATTCAGCAATTCACTTATTTCCATCTGGGTGGAAATACATGGAAACTTTAGACAGTCTATTATCTGCACACACCTCTGACCAGCCAACCACCTCATCTTGTGCTGAGGTCAGGATCATGAAAGATGGCAACAGTGATTTGTGGGTCCAGACTGTCTGTCCTGGTGCTCCCGATACTCACTGAGCTTACGAACAATAACAATTTGTTTAAGGTCCTTACACATGTGGCAACACATACGGTCTTCTCTGTGGCTTAGGGGAAGTCCTCAGCAAGGTGCTGTATAGTGCTTTTTTCAAGACCAAGGTGGACTGCATCTAGATAGTGCAGAAACCTAGAGGAGGACAAACAAACATTCTGCTTAGCTTTCAGTGGACTTGCGCTTCTGCTGAGTATGCATGCATAGAACTTTGACACCTTTGACACTGTTGTTTCAGTTACACTtgatgtcaaaacaaaaataaaacctacaTCTAGCTCATGGTCTGTTCAAAGAAGTACTTAACCACATCCTGTTCCATCCCGCTGCTGGCAACTCATATACTAATAGTGGTTGGTGCAGGCTTACCTTCGTTTAACCTTGCCCTGCTCCTTAAGCTGCTCTGATCTGCAAATGGTACGAAGGGCTGGGAGGTAGTCCAgggcagctgctgctctgtttcccaGAGTCCCAGGAAGTCCTCCCAACATCAGACTCTCCAtcacttctctcctcctctggaCCAGCCTGGAACACATAaattcacagctttttttttttttttaaactggctTTGATTCAGTAATATCACAACACTCTTATTCTTGAGTTAATTCTTTGCAGGTTTATGTTGCACACAATTCTAAACAAGGCTTCATGTTAAAGAGACTAGTAAGACTCACAGTGGTTGACAAGGCATGTCCTGAGTAAAGCTGTAACCTTTACAATGAGGAGCCACAGGGAGGGTGAGCTCTGCTTCAGCCTCTCTTCCCAAATCCCCTTCCAGCTTCTGGGCTTTGTCCCAGGCCTCCGCAACAGACATCTGACACTTGTGGAAGCCCAGCGCCTCCACGGCAGCCTGGATCTCTAATACACGCTCGCTCCTCACCCAGCTCCAATTGTCAGTCTCCACCCTCGCCTCATCTGTCATCCCATATTTCACCACTGCACCAACTGGAGATGTTGCTCTGTGAAAATCACCCCTTTCTGGCTGAAGAAGTAAGGAGTCCATGTAGGACATGTTGTCTAAAAAGTCAGCTATTGATTCTAGACACTGAGAAACAGGAAGACTTTTTACTCGCTCCTCAGGAGTCAGGGGCTTCCTTTTTACTTTATCTGAAACAACACTCTCTCTGACTTTCTCTTCTGCCGGAGGAGCAGCCAGTGGTTTGCAGAGAGTTAGAAAACTGTTTTCTGAGTCTGAGTCAGTATACTGGTCAGGTAGATCGAGCCGTCTCTTGTTCTTCCTCATTTGGTTGGAAACTTTAAGAGGACTGTCATCGTCTGAGCAGTCAGCCAACTCTGCTGTCTCAGACTGCAAGCAGCTGGACAGTGGTGGCTCTTTTTGAGTAACAGAAGGGTGCTCTTGTAATACAGACCCAAACTGCTGTGACTTGTGGGTAGAGATAGTCAGCTCTGTAAGTGGTAGAGGTAAGAGGGTCTCCATGTTGGAATACAGTAGGTCAACTCCTCGTCGTCTGctgtctgtcagcagctccCAGCAAACTGCTTCCTCCACCAGACTTGGGCTCTGTTGAAAACACATACCCAGTCAGTATTTACAGCCACTATtgtgtgaaaaacacacacgcatactAGAGAAATCTGAAAATCATTGCTTAAAGATGCCATATAATCTCTGGTTACTTGGTGTATTTCAGTATACAAGGTAAGTAAAGTGTTTACCCTGAGCAGCTCCCAAATGTCTCTGTCAGGTTCAATAGAGAACAGGCCCAGCCTGGTCTGAGCACAGCCAGTGacacagggagggagggtgTTTGGGACGGTCACCGCACACACAGGAGCACCTTCGGCCTCTCCGGTCTCTAGTTTGAGTTCAACTTTTAATGCAAACGAGGGAAAGAATTTATTAGATTAAATGCTAGTGTATATAATAACTATTTAAATAGAGACCTTATATTTAGACTGCTTTTACaatcatgaaaaacaaataagattttacaacaaaacaataaacgcataaaaaaaaatctgtataatATCGTGTAGTAGacaaaaaatgttacaaaactTAAGTCAGTTTAAAAGGTCTCTTTTTAGGTGACATTTCCAAACTCAGATCTAACTCTTAACTATATTTTCTGGAAATGAGAGGCAAAAGAAGGTTTCAGCCAAAATCTGAGCAGATGCATCTTGAATTGGGTAGAGAATACAGTTACAATAAGGCagacattattaaaataaagcattaaCATCTACAAAATATCACAAtatcacaacaaaacaaaagcaagttATTGAAAATATTGTGACAACATTCTGTCCTGTTCATTTCCTTACTATTACTGCCTGTGGACGTCGCAGGCCTGGTTATGTGGCACCCCCCAGCACTGTGAGTCCAGAACTGCAGCTGCAGTAAACTCTGCCTGATGTCACAGCCATTGATTCTGAGCAGAGAGCTGATGTCCGACAGGTCTGTCCTCATGTCCTCAGCCAGACACAAAAGCTGCAGGTAGCTTCCCACATTCAGCTGCACCAAAGAAGGACAGGTGAAGAACAGACTCAAATCTatgaacaaaattaaataaacagcTAATGCCTGCTGTTATTTAGGCATCCTCCACTCACCACTGATGGCATTTTGAAATGTATCTCCTCAAAGTTACCATCAAACATGCTGCTGAAGGCAGGATctagaaaaatgtaaaaaagacagtataaataaatatgatcaatacaggaaaaacattacCTGAATGTTGGTCTACTCACCACTGGTTGTGAGGATGACTGGCCTCTTGGTAGTGGTCATGAATGTCTTGATGGCAGCTAGAAACCCTGAGTCATCATCAAAAATAACATCCACTTCTTCAAACAGGATAAGTGAGGTGGCCATCTTCTTGCTCAGTTCTTCGCTTGGGGTGGAGGTTGATGGTGCTTTGCCTGTGAAGTCTTTAGGCAAATTTGCACTCTCAGTATTGGCGTTCATTACTTTCTTAGAAGCAGCTTTATGAAGAGATGAGGGAGATGGAGGACAAAGCATAAGTTATTATTAAAGTCAtcataaataaactttttagGAAGGTTACATGATCTTTCAACTAAATAACTGAATTGATTAACAAATAACTGATTACCCATTTGTTCATCCGTCTTAGGTGGCTGCTTGTTAGTCGGTCGACCCATTTTGAAGAAGTTAGCTAAAGAGGTGGGAGCCAACCCTCCTCTTTTAGCACCTCTTGGTGACTGGGGATGTTTTCTGGGTGAAGAAGCCACCCTGCGAGGAGAGTTAACTTTTCctaaaggacaaagaaaaaaaaaaaaagaaaaagaaaaaagaacatcGTGATCTTGTAAAATTCCTACCATATAAAaattctgtcacacacacaaactctacATAAATCATAATCTCACAGGCCAGGGACTCATTAGAAATGCTACTATCACTGTCAGCTCTGTACATACTAGGAGAGGATCCAGGCCTGACAGTGCCAGCGCTGCTGCTCGTGCCATAGCTGTTGAAGTAGGTGGGTTTGTGGGCGTTGACCCCCTGACTGTCTACCTGGTGGGACTGGGTGGCTTCCTTCAGCTGGGACAGAATAAGACGACCACTCCGCTGAGATGAAGCATTCACTTCAAATACCTTGGGACATTGGAACCAGAGGAAAGTTAGTAGTAATGTTCCTATCCTATGCATGGATTTGAAATGCATGTGATGTTTTTGTACCTTAAACCCCAACTCCTGGGCACAAGCATAAACTGCAGCAGTCTTTCCCACTCCAGTGGGTCCTGTGATAAGCACTGTATTACACAACATGTCCTCTCCATCCTGGGAATCCTCTTCCCCACAGTCCCAATCCGAGTCTGCACACAAAGGCCCAACACcaagtcaaaacaaacaaacagttggAAAAGTTATGAAGAGAAAAGATTAGTATTTTTATAATCTCCCACCATTGCTGCCTTCCTCTAGTTTcttgtctttctgcttttttctctcttctcggTCAGCACGGAGTTTCCATTCCCTTAACCAACTgtacacagacgcacacacataaatcaataaatgagagaaaaggaaTACTTGACCCATTTTTCTGATACAATCAAATGTTACGCAAAGCCCatgctgtgcaaaaaaaaaaaaaaaaaaaacagtacacagAATATAGAGTGCCAGTG
This genomic window from Mastacembelus armatus chromosome 8, fMasArm1.2, whole genome shotgun sequence contains:
- the adap2 gene encoding arf-GAP with dual PH domain-containing protein 2 isoform X2, with product MANREKNKKILLELLKRPDNSRCADCGAPDPDWASYKLGVFVCLNCSGVHRSMSNRVKSIQLDYWEDQLVAFMKSNGNASARALYEKAVPVYYYQPQQKDYEVLREQWIRAKYERMEFTGETKYPPISYTTGFYEGILWKKGKDNMQFLKRKFVLSDREFTLTYYNKEDESKGPKAVISIKDLNATFQPEKISHPHGLQLTYQEDTHTRNLYVYHECPEEIVTWYNAIRAARYAYLKTAYPTGSDEELIPKITRNYLKEGFMEKTGPSLTEPFKKRWFSLDSQSRKLLYFKGKLDAEELGVIFIGTESKGYCVKECIPKQARGNKWKFGVMVETPERQFVFMCEQEREQREWLDVLRQVMSRPMAPQDYTTEANFKYKR
- the adap2 gene encoding arf-GAP with dual PH domain-containing protein 2 isoform X3, yielding MANREKNKKILLELLKRPDNSRCADCGAPVLHLNLSSDPDWASYKLGVFVCLNCSGVHRSMSNRVKSIQLDYWEDQLVAFMKSNGNASARALYEKAVPVYYYQPQQKDYEVLREQWIRAKYERMEFTGETKYPPISYTTGFYEGILWKKGKDNMQFLKRKFVLSDREFTLTYYNKEDESKGPKAVISIKDLNATFQPEKISHPHGLQLTYQEDTHTRNLYVYHECPEEIVTWYNAIRAARYAYLKTAYPTGSDEELIPKITRNYLKEGFMEKTGPSLTEPFKKRWFSLDSQSRKLLYFKGCGGVRSHFHWHREQRLLREGVHPKAGSGE
- the adap2 gene encoding arf-GAP with dual PH domain-containing protein 2 isoform X1, giving the protein MANREKNKKILLELLKRPDNSRCADCGAPVLHLNLSSDPDWASYKLGVFVCLNCSGVHRSMSNRVKSIQLDYWEDQLVAFMKSNGNASARALYEKAVPVYYYQPQQKDYEVLREQWIRAKYERMEFTGETKYPPISYTTGFYEGILWKKGKDNMQFLKRKFVLSDREFTLTYYNKEDESKGPKAVISIKDLNATFQPEKISHPHGLQLTYQEDTHTRNLYVYHECPEEIVTWYNAIRAARYAYLKTAYPTGSDEELIPKITRNYLKEGFMEKTGPSLTEPFKKRWFSLDSQSRKLLYFKGKLDAEELGVIFIGTESKGYCVKECIPKQARGNKWKFGVMVETPERQFVFMCEQEREQREWLDVLRQVMSRPMAPQDYTTEANFKYKR